A window of the Calditrichia bacterium genome harbors these coding sequences:
- a CDS encoding glucosamine-6-phosphate deaminase has product MPRKDRVTLSPVENAALQQSLFKDFNPVTERIPTIIVDNFPALGKLAAMRFLEWVQQNPEGVISLPTGKTPEHFIKWVTHIQRNWENPEMRKFLEDSGLNPAKKPEMNALRFVQIDEFYPINPKQHNSFYAYIRQFYIESFGLSRDRAMLINCEKIGLEPGESLSDVWPNHTVDLSLRYRYGKTREERRQRDMLARIDQWCQEYEEIIRGMGGIGFFLGGIGPDGHIGFNVSGSDHYSTTRLTPTNYETQASAATDLGGIEISRNRLVITIGLGTIAYNPQCVAIIIAAGEAKASVIRDAIENPPNILYPATVLQQLANARFYITRGAAKLMKERQKALIEMEDPLAPETIEKIVVDTAVNARKSITALSPSDFREDMLGKVMLKKHSGNLKDTLQAVRDDLMTKLESGISKHSNKRFLHTEPHHDDIMLGYLPHVVRHIRDASNTHYFSCFTGGFTSVSNQFMIGQLEKLLEVLDSPEFEGLHDTGYFAKDNLNGRNRDVWQYLDGVAMKSRTIKNEGEARRLLRNLIEVYDEDDLKGIKNRISELMHYFKTEYPGKKDLPHIQSLKAMSREWEAECLWGYFGWNCDYVKHLRLGFYTGDIFTEEPTIERDVVPIVRLLEEVNPDIVTVAFDPEASGPDTHYKVLQAVTEALKKYEKSSGRSDIKVWGYRNVWYRFHPSEANIFVPVSLNMFAVMQTSFLNSFSSQKAASFPSYEHDGPFSELAQRIQVEQYQKMKICLGREWFYENASPLIRATRGLVFIKEMDLPEFYASSRELMRAVENR; this is encoded by the coding sequence ATGCCACGCAAAGATCGTGTGACGTTAAGCCCTGTGGAAAACGCCGCACTGCAACAATCACTTTTCAAAGATTTTAATCCGGTAACGGAGCGAATTCCAACCATCATCGTTGACAATTTTCCGGCGCTCGGAAAGCTGGCGGCGATGCGATTTCTGGAATGGGTTCAGCAAAACCCGGAAGGCGTTATTTCGCTGCCGACCGGAAAAACACCCGAGCATTTTATAAAATGGGTCACCCATATTCAACGCAATTGGGAAAACCCGGAAATGCGCAAATTTCTGGAAGATAGCGGATTGAATCCAGCCAAAAAACCGGAAATGAACGCCCTGCGATTTGTTCAAATCGATGAATTTTATCCGATCAATCCCAAACAACACAACAGTTTTTACGCGTATATCAGGCAATTTTATATCGAGAGTTTCGGGCTTTCCCGCGACCGTGCGATGCTGATCAATTGCGAAAAAATCGGGCTGGAACCCGGCGAATCGCTGTCCGATGTGTGGCCGAATCACACAGTTGACCTCTCGCTGCGCTACCGCTACGGCAAAACCCGCGAAGAACGCCGCCAACGCGATATGCTGGCACGCATCGATCAATGGTGCCAGGAATATGAGGAGATCATTCGCGGAATGGGCGGGATCGGTTTCTTCCTCGGCGGGATCGGCCCGGACGGGCACATCGGTTTCAATGTCAGCGGATCGGATCATTATTCGACAACCCGGTTGACACCGACCAACTACGAAACGCAGGCTTCGGCAGCGACGGATCTCGGCGGGATCGAAATTTCCCGCAATCGGCTGGTGATCACCATCGGATTGGGAACCATCGCGTACAATCCGCAATGTGTGGCCATTATTATCGCTGCAGGTGAAGCAAAAGCGTCGGTTATCCGCGATGCGATCGAAAATCCGCCGAATATTCTGTATCCCGCGACGGTGCTGCAACAATTGGCGAATGCCCGATTTTACATCACGCGCGGCGCTGCAAAACTGATGAAAGAGCGTCAGAAAGCGCTCATCGAAATGGAAGATCCGCTGGCACCGGAAACCATCGAAAAAATTGTGGTGGACACAGCGGTGAACGCCCGAAAATCGATTACCGCGCTCAGTCCGTCGGATTTTCGCGAAGATATGCTCGGCAAAGTTATGCTCAAAAAACACAGCGGCAATTTGAAAGATACCCTTCAAGCTGTCCGCGATGATTTGATGACCAAACTGGAAAGCGGCATTTCGAAACACAGCAATAAACGTTTTTTACACACCGAACCGCATCACGACGATATAATGCTCGGCTATTTGCCGCATGTGGTGCGCCACATTCGCGATGCCAGCAACACCCATTATTTCAGTTGTTTCACCGGCGGGTTTACTTCCGTGTCCAATCAATTTATGATCGGGCAGTTGGAAAAATTACTGGAAGTGCTCGATTCTCCCGAATTTGAGGGGCTGCACGACACCGGCTATTTCGCAAAAGATAATCTTAACGGACGTAATCGCGATGTTTGGCAATACCTCGACGGCGTAGCGATGAAAAGCCGCACCATCAAAAATGAGGGCGAAGCCCGGCGTCTGCTCCGCAATCTCATCGAAGTTTATGATGAAGATGACCTCAAAGGCATCAAAAATCGCATCTCAGAGTTGATGCATTATTTCAAAACCGAGTATCCCGGTAAAAAAGATTTACCGCATATCCAAAGCCTGAAAGCCATGAGCCGCGAATGGGAAGCGGAATGTTTGTGGGGCTATTTCGGCTGGAACTGCGATTACGTAAAACACCTGCGGCTCGGGTTCTACACCGGCGATATTTTTACGGAGGAACCGACCATCGAGCGCGATGTGGTGCCAATTGTCCGGTTGCTGGAAGAAGTGAACCCGGATATTGTGACCGTGGCGTTCGACCCGGAAGCCAGCGGTCCGGACACCCATTACAAGGTGCTGCAAGCCGTTACCGAAGCGTTGAAAAAATATGAAAAAAGCTCCGGCCGATCGGATATCAAAGTGTGGGGATATCGAAACGTCTGGTATCGTTTTCATCCGTCGGAAGCGAATATTTTTGTGCCGGTTTCGCTGAACATGTTTGCGGTGATGCAAACCTCATTTTTGAACTCGTTCAGCTCCCAAAAAGCGGCGTCCTTCCCCAGTTATGAGCACGACGGCCCGTTTTCCGAACTGGCACAGCGCATCCAGGTTGAGCAATACCAAAAGATGAAGATTTGCCTCGGGCGCGAATGGTTTTACGAAAACGCCAGCCCGCTCATTCGGGCAACCCGTGGTTTGGTGTTCATCAAAGAAATGGATCTGCCGGAATTTTACGCCAGCAGCCGCGAGCTTATGCGCGCTGTTGAAAACCGCTGA
- a CDS encoding transporter substrate-binding domain-containing protein yields MPEPIVDIDMQEIKKRGRLVALTGYSASSYFVYKGQPMGFEYELLHMLADYLNVALDIVVVKDLDHIFDNLNAGEGDLVAYNMTVTKSRLKRVDFTDHHTLIRQVLIQRMPGNWRQMKRHEIDKMLITNPVDLIGKRVHVRKGSSYYLRLVNLADEIGGDIEIVEVPGDISTESLIAQVANGEIDYTVADENIAQINAAYHQNIDIGLAISLPQRIAWAIRRNSPKLRENINKWLDQMRTEPTYNVLYAKYHQNKRFYSQRVRSEFFSMTGDKISPYDDILKAKSVEVGWDWRLIAALVFQESQFDPEASSWAGAKGLMQLMPATAKQFGAKDRANPEQNLSAGAKYLEWLLNYWKDIPDSTDRIKFVLASYNTGQGHVEDARRLAIKYNKNPDLWENNVAEYLLNKSQEKYFNDEVVQFGYCRGEEPVNYVTEILARYQDYQKFISE; encoded by the coding sequence GTGCCTGAGCCTATTGTTGATATCGATATGCAGGAAATCAAAAAGCGGGGCAGGTTGGTTGCGCTGACCGGATACAGCGCCAGCAGCTATTTTGTTTACAAAGGGCAACCGATGGGGTTTGAATATGAACTACTCCATATGCTCGCGGATTATTTAAATGTTGCATTGGATATCGTTGTTGTCAAAGATTTGGATCATATTTTTGACAACCTGAACGCCGGTGAGGGCGATTTGGTGGCTTACAACATGACGGTCACCAAAAGCCGGTTGAAACGGGTTGATTTTACGGATCACCACACGCTGATCCGGCAAGTGCTAATCCAGCGTATGCCGGGTAACTGGCGGCAGATGAAACGACACGAAATCGATAAAATGCTGATTACCAATCCGGTCGATCTGATAGGCAAACGGGTTCATGTCCGGAAAGGCTCATCGTATTACCTCCGGCTGGTCAATTTAGCCGATGAAATTGGCGGTGATATCGAAATTGTCGAAGTTCCCGGCGATATTTCTACCGAATCGCTAATTGCACAAGTTGCCAACGGCGAAATAGATTACACAGTCGCGGATGAAAATATTGCCCAAATCAACGCCGCATATCATCAAAATATTGATATCGGGCTGGCAATCAGCTTGCCGCAACGCATCGCATGGGCAATCCGTCGCAACTCGCCAAAACTGCGCGAGAACATCAACAAATGGCTGGATCAAATGCGCACAGAACCGACATATAATGTGCTTTATGCTAAATATCATCAAAACAAACGCTTTTACAGCCAACGGGTTCGCAGCGAATTTTTCTCGATGACCGGCGACAAAATATCGCCATACGACGATATTTTGAAAGCTAAATCGGTTGAGGTTGGCTGGGATTGGCGGTTGATAGCCGCGTTGGTTTTTCAGGAATCGCAGTTCGATCCGGAGGCAAGTTCTTGGGCCGGCGCCAAAGGGCTCATGCAATTGATGCCCGCAACCGCCAAACAATTCGGTGCAAAAGATCGCGCAAACCCCGAACAAAACTTGTCTGCCGGTGCCAAATATCTGGAATGGCTGCTAAATTATTGGAAAGATATTCCTGATTCGACAGATCGCATCAAATTTGTGCTGGCATCCTACAACACCGGTCAGGGGCACGTGGAAGACGCCCGCAGGCTGGCCATCAAATACAATAAAAACCCCGATTTGTGGGAAAATAATGTCGCAGAATATTTGCTCAATAAATCGCAGGAAAAATATTTTAATGACGAAGTGGTGCAATTCGGATATTGTCGCGGCGAGGAACCGGTAAATTACGTAACGGAAATTTTAGCACGATATCAGGATTATCAAAAGTTTATCAGCGAATAG
- a CDS encoding aldo/keto reductase has product MKNTVERIKLAPDLNISRVLTGLWQIADMERDGKPLDPVATAKHMHAYANAGFTTFDMADHYGSAEIISGEFLRQTGTPNRVQLFTKWVPKPGAISESDVREAVERALDRMKTDCIDLLQFHAWNYPDPAWLDGLFHLQSLKKQGLIRHLGLTNFDTAHLQIVVNSGIEVVSNQVCFSLIDQRPAAKMTELCLRHNIKLLAYGTVAGGFLTEKWIGKTEPTAANAGTWSRMKYKRFIDAAGGWQPFQQLLETLSGIAKKHGVSIANVASRYILEQPAVGGVIIGARLGASEHVSENLRLFDFSLDAADKSAIAAAQTQLSPIPGDSGDEYRKPPYLTASGDLSHHIESMPQPYPTKIGADGRMRVLSGTVWEKFAGYSRAVRHGNHITVSGTTATHGDRVIGGSDPAAQAHFAIDKIEGAIQSLGGSLADVVRTRIFVKNIDQWEAVARAHGERFGDIQPANTLVQAALVGDQYLVEIEADAIIPESR; this is encoded by the coding sequence ATGAAAAATACTGTTGAACGCATCAAACTTGCGCCGGATCTGAACATTTCCCGGGTGCTCACCGGGCTTTGGCAAATTGCCGATATGGAACGCGATGGCAAACCTCTGGATCCCGTCGCGACTGCCAAACATATGCACGCTTACGCAAATGCCGGGTTCACGACATTTGATATGGCGGATCACTACGGCTCTGCGGAAATTATTTCCGGAGAATTTTTGCGACAAACCGGCACCCCGAATCGGGTCCAATTGTTTACCAAGTGGGTGCCGAAACCCGGCGCTATCAGCGAATCTGATGTTCGCGAAGCGGTGGAACGCGCGCTTGACCGGATGAAAACAGACTGCATCGATTTGTTGCAATTTCACGCTTGGAATTATCCTGATCCCGCATGGCTTGACGGATTGTTCCATCTGCAATCGTTGAAAAAACAGGGACTTATCCGCCATCTCGGATTGACCAATTTTGATACAGCCCATTTGCAAATTGTGGTGAACAGCGGCATCGAAGTTGTGTCGAATCAGGTCTGTTTCTCGCTGATTGACCAACGCCCCGCAGCAAAAATGACGGAATTGTGTCTGCGGCACAATATTAAATTGCTGGCATACGGAACGGTTGCCGGCGGATTTCTGACCGAAAAATGGATCGGAAAAACCGAGCCAACCGCAGCCAATGCCGGAACCTGGTCGCGAATGAAATACAAACGGTTTATCGACGCCGCCGGTGGCTGGCAGCCGTTTCAGCAATTGTTGGAAACGCTTTCCGGCATCGCGAAAAAACACGGCGTTTCGATTGCCAACGTTGCCAGCAGATATATTTTGGAACAACCGGCTGTTGGCGGTGTGATCATCGGCGCGCGGCTTGGTGCCAGCGAACACGTTTCCGAAAACCTTCGATTATTCGATTTTTCGCTGGATGCAGCGGATAAATCGGCAATCGCGGCTGCCCAAACGCAGCTCTCCCCCATTCCCGGCGACAGTGGCGACGAATACCGAAAACCACCCTATCTCACAGCATCGGGCGATTTAAGCCATCACATCGAAAGTATGCCACAGCCGTATCCCACAAAAATCGGGGCAGACGGACGCATGCGAGTACTGAGCGGTACCGTTTGGGAAAAATTTGCCGGATACAGCCGCGCGGTTCGTCACGGCAATCACATTACCGTTTCGGGAACAACGGCAACCCACGGTGACCGTGTGATCGGCGGGAGCGATCCCGCAGCGCAAGCGCACTTCGCCATCGACAAAATCGAGGGCGCGATTCAATCGCTCGGCGGTAGTTTGGCGGATGTGGTTCGCACCCGGATTTTCGTCAAAAATATTGATCAGTGGGAAGCCGTTGCCCGTGCCCACGGCGAACGCTTTGGAGACATTCAGCCGGCAAATACGCTGGTTCAGGCTGCACTCGTGGGTGATCAGTATCTCGTCGAAATTGAAGCGGACGCGATTATTCCTGAATCCCGCTGA
- a CDS encoding DUF885 domain-containing protein, with protein MRFLIWISLLFISANIFAQTNPDLLKLYEDFRDWRIVTQPVAGDDIPRVERPAGWTPDFSPKALENHREKYNEFRKKLDALPKTGWTREDSVDFLCLSAMLERVNWELNVLRQPHRNPDFYVHQTLGSVYELLLISSPMTDERVNEIIIRLNSFHKTVDAAKANLTEGIRPFAEIALDNIGDVMTKMDVLFTKLSEITSNKYRSKILKATDNAAAALLSYTSWLKKNRLKMSDKFSVGRENYVYFLKNVALIPYSPETLLAQGQQEWQRAVAFETFEKLRNSAVPEPAIFPGTEAQIEQAKKDEQAIRDFMEAKNIMSVPDWLQHYLNRPVPEYLAPFTNMGVVDDLTSETRLDENGISYIPEPSRDLSYFNLSRAIDPRPLIVHEGVPGHYFQMAISWKNPRPIRRAYIDSGANEGIGFYVEEMMHQFGLFDDRPKTREIIYNFMRLRALRVEVDIRLALGTFSIEQAGEYLAKTVPMDVATAVQEAGFFAYNPGQAITYQIGKLQIIKLLSDAKILQKENFDLRKFHDYLMLNGNVPIALLRWEYLGLDDEIQQFFKSE; from the coding sequence ATGCGATTTTTAATCTGGATTTCTTTGTTATTTATTTCTGCGAATATTTTTGCACAAACAAACCCGGATTTATTAAAACTTTATGAGGACTTTCGCGATTGGCGAATTGTCACCCAGCCGGTTGCTGGCGACGATATTCCCCGGGTTGAACGTCCAGCGGGATGGACGCCGGATTTCTCCCCAAAAGCATTGGAAAACCATCGCGAAAAGTATAACGAATTCCGGAAAAAACTGGATGCGCTGCCCAAAACGGGTTGGACACGCGAAGACAGCGTGGATTTTCTCTGCCTCAGTGCGATGCTCGAACGGGTCAATTGGGAGCTGAACGTGCTGCGCCAACCGCACCGCAATCCCGATTTTTACGTTCACCAAACCCTGGGCTCCGTTTACGAATTGTTGCTCATTAGTTCACCGATGACGGACGAACGCGTTAACGAAATTATTATCCGGCTCAACAGTTTTCACAAAACAGTAGATGCTGCAAAAGCAAATCTCACCGAAGGTATTCGTCCATTTGCTGAAATAGCATTGGATAACATCGGCGATGTGATGACAAAAATGGATGTGTTGTTCACAAAACTCAGTGAGATCACCTCAAACAAATATCGCTCAAAAATATTGAAGGCGACCGACAACGCTGCCGCCGCATTGCTCAGTTACACCAGTTGGCTGAAAAAAAACCGGTTGAAAATGAGCGATAAATTCAGCGTCGGGCGGGAAAATTATGTTTATTTTCTGAAAAATGTTGCCCTCATCCCCTACTCGCCCGAAACGCTGTTGGCACAGGGACAACAGGAATGGCAGCGTGCCGTCGCTTTCGAAACGTTCGAAAAATTGCGCAATTCCGCTGTGCCGGAACCGGCCATTTTCCCGGGAACTGAAGCGCAAATTGAGCAGGCGAAAAAAGATGAGCAGGCAATCCGCGATTTTATGGAAGCCAAAAATATTATGAGTGTGCCGGACTGGCTGCAGCATTATCTCAACCGTCCGGTGCCGGAGTATCTCGCACCGTTTACCAATATGGGCGTTGTCGACGATCTCACCTCCGAAACGCGGTTGGATGAAAACGGCATCAGCTATATTCCAGAACCGAGTCGCGATTTATCCTATTTTAATCTGTCGCGCGCGATTGATCCGCGTCCGCTGATTGTTCACGAAGGCGTGCCGGGACACTATTTCCAGATGGCGATTTCGTGGAAAAATCCCCGCCCGATACGCCGTGCATATATCGATTCCGGCGCAAACGAAGGCATCGGATTTTACGTCGAAGAAATGATGCACCAATTCGGATTATTCGATGACCGCCCGAAAACCCGCGAAATTATCTACAATTTTATGCGCCTGCGGGCACTGCGGGTCGAAGTCGATATCCGTCTGGCTTTGGGCACTTTTTCTATTGAGCAGGCAGGCGAATATCTCGCAAAAACCGTTCCGATGGATGTTGCAACCGCAGTGCAGGAAGCCGGATTTTTTGCATATAATCCCGGACAGGCAATTACATATCAGATCGGTAAGTTGCAAATAATCAAACTGTTAAGCGATGCTAAAATCCTCCAAAAAGAGAATTTTGATTTGCGGAAATTCCACGATTACCTTATGCTCAACGGCAACGTACCAATCGCGCTGTTGCGTTGGGAATACCTCGGTTTGGATGACGAAATACAGCAATTTTTTAAATCAGAATAG
- a CDS encoding APC family permease: MNESTQRRTGLTRQMGLLGLAATGICSMMGASINIVPFMLQRNVPEIGPNVVYAYLFAIIPAVLAALPYAILASAMPRAGGSYVYASRALNPYLGFVASFSQWFGLSIAIGVVSYVIVPFVRDIFDALGWTGVVAFLEIPNIRLLLALAFLWVFVWVNLRGLRLYERTLIPLMVLMFITGFVLIIAGFYFNQQDFIAATAQKTGQIIPPAEPFSFNFGAFLAASAILFSSFIGFDSIAQAGGEAKNPGRTLPLAIGVAILTVGLFDLLFTGAVYHAVPWQYISQEAQLRDLTAPGLLGVLLPVGWTVLIVSGAAIALINDLPAMLLSVSRLMFAWAEDGIFPKSVAKVHPKFHTPQLAIVLSACMASVGILGSHFAGDFFLGVDILVTSMLVNFLLMSVSILFLHRKNPTIASGITVLKSRKIQIPLGILGVLTLGGFLGVHIWKDINAEVSAWYFHSTPVWLAVMAIASIIYFREMRKLKSSGADVDKIFGNLPPE; the protein is encoded by the coding sequence ATGAATGAATCGACGCAACGCCGAACCGGACTAACGCGGCAAATGGGATTGTTGGGACTCGCAGCAACCGGCATCTGTTCGATGATGGGCGCATCCATCAATATTGTGCCGTTTATGCTGCAACGCAACGTGCCGGAAATCGGGCCAAATGTGGTTTATGCCTACCTGTTTGCGATTATTCCGGCAGTGCTGGCGGCTTTGCCATATGCAATTTTGGCATCCGCGATGCCACGGGCGGGCGGCAGTTATGTGTATGCCAGCCGTGCGCTCAATCCTTATCTCGGTTTTGTGGCCAGCTTTTCCCAATGGTTTGGGCTGTCGATTGCAATTGGTGTGGTTTCGTATGTCATTGTGCCGTTTGTGCGCGATATTTTTGATGCGCTCGGCTGGACGGGTGTTGTCGCGTTTCTGGAAATTCCCAACATCCGGTTGCTGTTGGCGCTGGCGTTTTTGTGGGTGTTTGTGTGGGTAAATTTGCGCGGTTTGCGGCTGTATGAACGAACGCTCATTCCGTTGATGGTGCTGATGTTTATCACCGGATTTGTGCTGATTATCGCCGGATTTTATTTCAACCAGCAAGATTTTATTGCAGCGACTGCACAAAAAACCGGGCAAATCATCCCGCCGGCGGAACCGTTTTCTTTCAATTTTGGTGCGTTTTTGGCGGCTTCGGCGATTCTGTTTTCCAGCTTTATCGGATTCGATTCGATAGCGCAAGCCGGCGGCGAAGCCAAAAATCCGGGGCGAACGTTGCCACTGGCAATCGGCGTCGCGATCCTCACTGTCGGGTTGTTTGATCTGCTGTTCACCGGCGCTGTTTATCATGCGGTACCGTGGCAATATATTTCACAGGAAGCGCAATTGCGCGATTTAACAGCACCCGGATTGCTCGGCGTTTTGCTGCCGGTTGGCTGGACGGTGCTGATCGTTTCCGGCGCGGCCATCGCGTTGATCAACGATTTGCCCGCGATGCTGCTGTCTGTTTCGCGATTAATGTTTGCATGGGCGGAGGACGGCATTTTCCCAAAATCCGTCGCCAAAGTGCACCCGAAATTCCACACGCCGCAACTAGCAATCGTGCTCAGTGCCTGCATGGCGTCCGTCGGGATTTTGGGCAGCCATTTTGCCGGGGACTTTTTTCTCGGCGTGGATATTTTGGTCACTTCGATGCTCGTCAACTTTTTGCTGATGTCCGTGTCCATTCTTTTTCTACACAGAAAAAATCCCACCATTGCATCGGGAATTACTGTTCTGAAATCACGAAAAATCCAGATTCCGTTGGGTATTTTGGGCGTTTTAACACTTGGCGGATTTCTCGGCGTGCACATTTGGAAAGATATCAACGCGGAAGTCAGCGCATGGTATTTTCATTCAACGCCGGTTTGGTTGGCAGTGATGGCGATCGCCAGCATCATTTATTTTCGCGAAATGCGGAAACTCAAATCATCCGGTGCAGATGTGGATAAAATTTTTGGTAACCTGCCGCCGGAATAA
- a CDS encoding BamA/TamA family outer membrane protein, with protein MRTAPLKNILILSSLFVFSTLVAQSGTEILRFDGQKSITAGENFHAGFIKQWLLGKHYRQEWLTAINAPVLNLQTSGGGLRPHKRSGGFQSKSLSFVAADGSKFQFRSIDKDPSRILPEELRDTFITGIVRDQNSSAHPYGPAIVPVLAKAAGILHTNPKVVVLPDVPALGEFQTDFGGIVGFIEEFAANGDNNSPGFGGFSHILGTPELLELLENDFGQSVDQKNYLTARLLDIFISDWDRHFDQWRWAKISGGSPGVWQPIPIDRDQAFVKFDGLLPSFAERRTVVPQLEGINKKKTDYWSITFQARHTDRLFLNALTAADFTETAVDFVAAMTDSVIESAVQQVPQEIFQISGPALIETLKKRRKMIPEAAAYFYKNLAKTPEITGHDLPEILEIDRSKSGEVSVKISPANSTETSVYERTFFPGETREIRIFLFGGDDQIITSGDAEKRIRVRVIGGSGADIVQNDAPGNLQIYDLAGNTTISGTHSPNFISGKIDSVINWHEYQPKTLSRGQMGEFFPQIAYNADDGFILGMGHKREFYSFRRAPYAAKLRLNGSFATETSAVRFGGNLEIPQAFSGFSTVLDLGYYPKDVSNFYGLGNSAKPDKSLERNDFYKLQSNQYWAKANLLRRLSSRSVVYFGATLQHFDTSIPTGERLISQTKPYGLDVSTIAKFSTGITGDFRDLSYSPSNGWYANISAEAAPKTLDNDSAFVRGMLDLRGYFSPFSRITLAFRAYGQKIWGGYPYYEAAFLGGPTSLRGFLFQRYGGDSALLGNSELRFKIVRGSFLIPVDFGILGFTDIGHVWIENESSENWHNSVGGGIWLIPAVGEMAFSLVAANSDEGLRFHLISGFSF; from the coding sequence ATGCGTACCGCACCACTGAAAAATATCCTGATTTTGTCTTCTCTGTTCGTTTTCTCCACTCTTGTTGCGCAATCCGGCACAGAAATTTTGCGCTTTGACGGCCAAAAATCGATTACTGCGGGTGAGAATTTTCATGCAGGTTTCATTAAGCAATGGCTGTTGGGCAAACATTACCGGCAGGAATGGCTGACAGCTATCAACGCACCGGTGCTCAATTTGCAAACATCCGGCGGCGGATTGCGTCCGCACAAACGCAGCGGTGGATTTCAGTCAAAATCGCTCAGTTTTGTGGCGGCAGACGGCAGCAAATTTCAATTTAGATCGATCGATAAAGATCCCTCCCGGATTTTACCGGAAGAACTTCGCGATACATTTATCACCGGAATTGTGCGGGACCAAAATAGCTCCGCGCATCCGTACGGTCCGGCAATTGTGCCGGTTTTGGCAAAAGCTGCCGGCATTTTACACACAAATCCCAAAGTTGTGGTGTTGCCGGATGTCCCTGCCTTGGGCGAATTTCAAACGGATTTTGGCGGTATCGTCGGGTTTATTGAGGAATTTGCCGCAAATGGTGACAATAATTCCCCGGGTTTTGGCGGATTCAGCCACATTTTGGGAACGCCCGAATTACTGGAATTGTTGGAAAATGATTTCGGGCAATCTGTCGATCAGAAAAATTATCTCACTGCCCGGTTGCTGGATATTTTCATCAGCGATTGGGATCGCCATTTTGACCAATGGCGTTGGGCAAAGATCTCCGGTGGTTCACCCGGCGTTTGGCAACCGATTCCCATCGATCGCGATCAGGCATTTGTAAAATTTGACGGTTTGCTGCCCTCTTTTGCCGAACGGCGCACGGTTGTTCCGCAATTGGAAGGCATCAATAAAAAGAAAACGGATTACTGGAGCATCACTTTTCAGGCGCGACATACGGACAGGCTATTTTTGAACGCGCTGACCGCCGCTGATTTCACCGAAACTGCCGTCGATTTTGTCGCCGCGATGACGGATTCGGTAATCGAATCAGCCGTTCAACAGGTACCGCAGGAAATTTTTCAAATTTCCGGTCCGGCATTGATTGAAACATTGAAAAAGCGGCGCAAAATGATCCCGGAAGCCGCGGCATATTTCTACAAAAATCTGGCGAAAACGCCGGAAATTACTGGGCACGATTTGCCAGAAATTTTAGAAATTGATCGGAGCAAATCCGGGGAAGTTTCGGTAAAAATTAGCCCGGCAAATTCAACGGAAACAAGCGTTTACGAACGCACATTTTTTCCGGGTGAAACCAGAGAGATTCGCATTTTTCTGTTCGGCGGCGATGACCAAATTATCACTTCCGGTGATGCGGAAAAGCGCATTCGCGTTCGGGTGATCGGTGGCAGCGGCGCGGATATTGTCCAAAACGATGCACCGGGAAATCTGCAGATTTACGATCTCGCCGGAAACACGACAATCAGCGGAACGCATTCACCAAATTTTATTTCCGGTAAAATAGATTCTGTTATCAATTGGCACGAATATCAACCGAAAACGCTTTCCCGCGGACAAATGGGCGAGTTTTTCCCGCAAATTGCCTATAATGCAGACGACGGATTTATTTTGGGTATGGGCCACAAAAGGGAATTTTACAGTTTCCGACGCGCCCCGTACGCCGCCAAATTGCGCTTAAACGGGAGTTTTGCAACGGAAACATCGGCTGTTCGATTTGGCGGAAATCTGGAAATTCCGCAGGCGTTTTCCGGTTTTAGCACCGTTTTGGATTTGGGCTACTATCCCAAAGACGTCAGTAATTTTTATGGGTTGGGCAACAGTGCAAAGCCGGATAAATCGTTGGAGCGAAACGATTTTTACAAATTGCAATCCAATCAATATTGGGCAAAAGCAAATCTGCTTCGCCGGTTGAGTTCGCGATCAGTCGTCTATTTTGGTGCAACGCTGCAACATTTTGATACCAGCATTCCCACTGGCGAACGGTTGATTTCACAAACAAAACCGTACGGATTAGATGTAAGCACCATTGCAAAATTTTCAACCGGTATTACCGGTGATTTTCGCGATCTCAGCTATTCGCCGTCAAACGGGTGGTACGCAAATATCAGCGCGGAAGCAGCGCCGAAAACGCTCGACAACGACAGCGCATTTGTGCGCGGTATGTTGGATTTGCGCGGATATTTTTCGCCATTTTCCCGAATTACGCTGGCGTTTCGGGCTTATGGGCAAAAAATTTGGGGCGGTTATCCGTATTATGAAGCTGCGTTTCTCGGTGGACCAACTTCGTTGCGCGGCTTCCTTTTTCAGCGATACGGTGGCGATTCCGCTCTGCTCGGAAACTCGGAACTTCGCTTCAAGATTGTTCGAGGTTCATTTCTGATCCCAGTAGATTTTGGAATATTGGGATTTACGGATATTGGTCACGTTTGGATCGAAAACGAGTCCAGCGAAAACTGGCACAATAGCGTTGGTGGTGGTATTTGGTTGATTCCTGCAGTCGGCGAAATGGCATTCTCGTTGGTTGCCGCAAACTCAGATGAAGGACTGCGGTTTCACCTCATCAGTGGATTTTCATTTTGA